From Populus trichocarpa isolate Nisqually-1 chromosome 19, P.trichocarpa_v4.1, whole genome shotgun sequence, a single genomic window includes:
- the LOC18108288 gene encoding inositol-tetrakisphosphate 1-kinase 1 — translation MSSLTPSKRHRVGYALPPKKTQTFIRPSLIHHADQHNIDLIPIDPSRPLIEQGPLDCVIHKLYGPDWMSQLLHFSSLNPDAPIIDPLDSIQRLHDRISMLQVVSNLKVSERNQVLDVPRQHFFSDSETMMKNSDDLIKKLGFPLIAKPLMADGSETSHKMYLVFDKEGLDKLESRRIIMQEFVNHGGIIFKVYVVGDFVKCVKRKSLPDIKEDKLVTLKGLLPFSQISNLEEKTDCGDGGGGGEFDRVEMPPVDFVEEVAKAMKEETGISLLNFDVIRDARDANRYLIIDINYFPGYEKIPNYESVLTDFLLNSMEKNKSGDVSMVREHDDD, via the coding sequence ATGTCATCGTTGACCCCCTCAAAACGCCACCGCGTAGGCTACGCACTGCCacccaaaaaaacccaaacctTCATCCGACCCTCCCTCATCCACCACGCAGACCAACACAACATTGATCTCATCCCCATCGATCCTTCAAGACCTCTTATCGAACAAGGACCCTTGGATTGCGTCATCCATAAACTCTACGGCCCAGATTGGATGTCCCAGCTCCTGCACTTCTCCTCTCTGAACCCTGATGCTCCCATAATTGATCCTCTTGATTCCATCCAGAGACTCCACGATCGGATTTCGATGCTTCAAGTTGTAAGTAATTTAAAAGTTTCTGAAAGAAATCAAGTTTTAGATGTGCCtcgacaacattttttttctgattcagAAACCATGATGAAGAATTCcgatgatttaattaagaaattaggGTTTCCGCTGATCGCCAAACCGTTAATGGCTGATGGGAGTGAGACCTCTCATAAaatgtatttagtttttgataAGGAAGGATTAGACAAGTTAGAGTCGCGGAGGATTATAATGCAAGAATTTGTTAATCATGGTGGGATTATTTTTAAAGTCTATGTGGTTGGTGATTTTGTGAAATGTGTCAAGAGGAAATCGTTGCCCGATATTAAAGAGGACAAATTGGTTACTTTGAAGGGTCTGCTGCCGTTTTCGCAAATATCCAATCTGGAGGAGAAGACTGAttgtggtgatggtggtggtggtggggagTTTGACAGAGTGGAAATGCCGCCAGTGGATTTTGTTGAGGAAGTAGCCAAGGCAATGAAGGAAGAAACTGGGATCAGTTTGTTGAACTTTGACGTGATTAGGGATGCTAGAGATGCTAATAGGTATCTTAttattgatataaattattttcctgGGTATGAGAAGATACCCAATTATGAGTCTGTGTTGacagattttttattaaattccatGGAAAAGAACAAGAGTGGAGATGTCAGCATGGTGAGGGAGCATGATGATGATTGA